The genomic stretch AGAAGGTCGAGATCAGCGTGCCGATGGCGACCATCACCGTGGCAAAGAAGTGCAAGCCACGGCCCACGCGGTTCCAGCCGAACAGCATCACCCCGAGGAACCCGGCCTCGAGGAAGAACGCGGTCAGCACTTCATAGGTCAGCAACGGCCCGGTGACGCTGCCAGCGAAGTCGGAAAATCCGCTCCAGTTGGTGCCGAACTGGTACGCCATGACCAGACCCGAGACCACACCCATGCCGAAGTTGACGGCGAAGATCTTCGACCAGAAGTGGTAGAGATCCCGGTAAGTGTCGTTACCGGTTTTCAGCCACAGGCCTTCGAGCACCGCCAGGAAACTCGCCAGGCCAATGGTGATCGCCGGGAAGATGATGTGGAACGAAACCGTGAACGCGAATTGAATTCGCGCCAGGTCCAGTGCCTCCAGGTTGAACATGATGATGTCCTCATCAAGGCTGAAAAGCGGCAGCACACGGCCGGGCCACCGCCAGGCGTGAACGCCTGCAGCCAGTCAAATTGCAAAAGGGTTGGATCGCGTGGGGCGGTCAGGCCACCGACGACGGGATCAGGTTGCTCGCCTCGGCCGCCTCGAGGCGGATCGCCACGAACTTGGAGGTCGGCGTGTAAGTTCGGTCTCCGTAGCTTTCCAGCGGCACCAGCGGATTGGTTTCCGGGTAGTACGCAGCGGCTTGCCCCGCTGGAATGTCGTAGGCGATCAGGGTGAAACCGCTGACCCGACGCTCGCGCTCGTCGCCCCACAGCGCCACAAGATCAACCTTCTGCCCCGGTTCGAAACCGAGCCGGCGGATATCCTGCTCGTTGGCGAACACCACGTCGCGCATGCCGTAGACCCCGCGATAACGGTCGTCGAGGCCGTATAGCGTGGTGTTGTACTGATCGTGAGAACGCATGGTTTGCAGGATCAGATGCGGTTTGACCGGCAGGTTACGCACACCTTCGCTGATCAGATGCTCCGGCAGCACGCACGGGGTGAACTGGGCTTTACCGGATTCGGTGTTCCAGACACGGTCTGAAGCGTCGTTGCCGAGGTGGAACCCACCCGGGATCAGCAGCTTCTCGTTGAAATTCTCGAAGCCCGGAATCACGTCGGCGATCAGGTTGCGGATGCGCCCGTAGTCGCCCACCGCCCATTCCCAGTCGATCGGGTGTTTGCCCAGGGTCGCGGCGGCAATCCCGGCAATGATCGCCGGCTCGGACTTCAGGTGCGCCGACTTCGGCTTCAACTGACCGAACGACAAGTGCACCATGCTGAAGGTGTCTTCCACGGTCACGCCTTGCGGACCTTCGGCCTGCACGTCGATATCGGTACGGCCCAGGCACGGCAGGATCAGCGCATCACGCCCGGTCACCAGATGGCTGCGGTTGAGCTTGGTCGAGATGTGCACGGTCAGGTCGAGTTTGCGCATCGCCTCGTGGGTGCGCGGGGTGTCCGGCGTGGCCTGGGCGAAGTTGCCGCCCAGACCGATAAACACCTTGGCTTCGCCACGTTCCATGGCACCAATCGCCATGACCGTGTTGTGGCCGTGCATGCGCGGCACCTTGAAGTTGAAGCGCTTTTCCAGGGCATCCATCAGCTCTTTCGGCGCCAGTTCGTTGATGCCCATCGTGCGGTCGCCCTGCACGTTGCTGTGGCCACGCACCGGTGACAGCCCGGCACCCGGACGGCCAACGTTGCCGCGCAGCAGTTGCAGGTTGATGACTTCCTGCAGGGTCGGCACCGAGTGCACGTGTTGGGTCAGGCCCATGGCCCAGCACATGATCACGCTCTTGGCGCGGGCATACATGCGCGCGGCCAGTTCGATGTCATGCAGCGGCACACCGGACTGCTCGACGATGTGCTCCCAGCTCGTGGCATCGACTTCGGCCAGATAGCTGTCGAGACCCGACGTGTGCTCGGCAATGAACGCGTGATCGAACACCGGTTCGCCGCCCGTGGCCTGGGCCTCACGCTCCCATTGCAGCAGGAACTTGACCATGCCGCGGATCATCGCCATGTCGCCGCCCAAGGCTGGACGGAAGTACGCGGTGTTGGTCGCTTCCCAGCCGTTGCTGAGCATTTCGATCGGGTTTTGCGGGTTCTGGAAACGCTCCAGCCCACGCTCCTTGAGCGGGTTGATGCACACCACCTGCGCGCCACGCTTCACCGCTTCACGCAACGGTTCGAGCATGCGCGGGTGGTTGGTGCCGGGGTTCTGGCCGATCACGAAAATCGCGTCGGCGTGGTGCAGGTCTTCATAGACCACGGTGCCTTTGCCGACGCCCAGGGTCTCGCCCATGCTCACCGCACTGGCTTCGTGGCACATGTTCGAGCAGTCCGGGAAGTTGTTGGTGCCGTAGGCGCGGACGAACAACTGATAGAGAAACGCTGCTTCGTTGCTGGCGCGACCCGAGGTGTAGAACTCGGCCTCGTGAGGCGATTTCAGGCCTTTGAGGTGCTTGGCGATCAGCGCGAACGCCTCGTCCCAGGTGGTCTCGACATAGCGATCGACCCGGGCGTCGTAGCGCATCGGATGGGTGATCCGGCCCTGGTATTCAAGCCAGTAATCGCTTTGCTCGGCCAGCGTCGACACCGTGTACTTGTTGAAGAACGCCGGATCGACCAGGCGGCCGGTGGCTTCCCAGTTCACCGCTTTGGCGCCGTTCTCGCAGAACTTCAGCATACTCGCGCCGGGTGCTTCACCCCAGGCGCAACCGGGGCAGTCGAAGCCGCCGTTCTGGTTGGTCTTGAGCATGGCGCGGATGTTTTTCAGGGCGTTTTCACTGCCCAGCCAGTTCTTGGTGAGGCTGATCACAGCGCCCCATCCTGCAGCGGCGCCCTTGTAGGGTTTGTAACGGTCGACTTGTGACATGGGACTTCTCCATGACGATGCACACAGGCAAAAACCTGATCGGGTTTAAACAGCGACGACTGACTTTCAAGTTCAAAAGTGGTCGTTTCGTTTGACGGGGCCAAGGATATGAACCGCTGCAAAAACTTGTCTAATCGCTATTAATGACTGCGTTATCGAAAGCATCTATCACGGCGTTAAACCCTTTAAATACGGGCACTTGCAAAACTAAGAGACGCAAAAACCGGAAGGATTATTTCATCATCGACAGCATCAATCGGCCGGTCATTAATAGTGATTGGACGCTGTCATAAGTTGCTCATAACCTGCGCCGACCCAATCCCTTCAATAGCGGATTTCACCCAAGCGAGGCTGTCATGTCAGAGCGCGTCTTGATCGATGGTTACAACCGCCGCGTCGACTACCTGCGTATGTCGGTCACCGACCGCTGCGACTTTCGCTGCGTGTATTGCATGGCTGAAGACATGCAGTTTCTGCCACGCCAACGGGTACTGACGCTGGAGGAGATCTATCAACTGGCGCAGAGCTTTGTCGCACTGGGCACCCGCAAGATCCGCCTGACCGGCGGTGAGCCGCTGATTCGTCCCGGCGTCGTCGGGTTGTGCAAGCAGATTGCTGCCCTGCCCGGCCTGCGCGAGTTGTGCCTGACCACCAACGGTTCGCAGCTCGGCAAACTCGCCAGCCCGCTGTTCGACGCCGGGGTCAAGCGCCTCAACGTCAGCCTCGACAGCCTTGACCCTGTGCTTTTCAAACAAATGACCCGCACCGGCGACCTGGCACAAGTGATCAACGGCATAGATGCCGCCCGCGAGGCCGGATTTACCCGCACTAAACTCAACTGCGTGGTGATGCAGGGCCGCAACGATCACGAGATCAACGACCTGGTGCAGTTCGCCATCGAGCGGGATCTGGACATTTCCTTTATCGAGGAAATGCCGCTGGGCATCATCAGCGAACACAGTCGCGCCGAGTCGTTCTTTTCCAGCACCCAGGTGCGCGAAAAGATCGCCGAACGCTACACCCTGATCGATTCCGCCGAGTCGACCCAGGGCCCGTCGCGTTACTGGCGGCTGGCAGAAGCGCCGCACATTCGGCTGGGGTTCATTTCGCCCCACAGCCACAACTTCTGCGGCACCTGCAACCGGGTGCGGCTGACGGTCGAGGGGCGTTTGCTACTGTGTCTGGGGAACGAGCATTCGGTGGATTTGAAAGCGGTGCTGCGCGCCCATCCGGGTCAACCGGAGCGGCTGGAGAAAGCGATCATCGAAGCGATGAAGCTCAAGCCTTACCGGCACAACTTTGAAGTGAACGACGACGTGCAAGTGGTGCGTTTCATGAACATGACCGGCGGCTGAACCGCCACGTTTTCAAGGCAAAAAAAGCATGATCATCCGGCCCAAGATCAATCAGTTCGCCGTCCTGTTTACCCTCAAGGGTTCGATTGCCAAGCGCATCGCCCTGCGCACCCTGATGGTCACGCTGCTGGCGTCGGCCATCGTGCTGGTGGAAATGCTCCACCCGAGCAACTTCACCAAGGTCAACGCCACGCCGTTCACCTTGCTCGGTCTGTCACTGTCGATCTTCATGAATTTTCGCAACAACGCCTGCTACGACCGCTGGTACGAAGCGCGCAAGGCCTGGGGTGAGGTGATCGTGCATGTGCGTTCGGTGATTCGCGAAACCCACGTCATCCGCGAATCGGCGCAGCGCCGTCTGTTGCTGCTGAATCTCTGCGGCTTTGCCCATGCCCTGAACGC from Pseudomonas allokribbensis encodes the following:
- a CDS encoding FdhF/YdeP family oxidoreductase; amino-acid sequence: MSQVDRYKPYKGAAAGWGAVISLTKNWLGSENALKNIRAMLKTNQNGGFDCPGCAWGEAPGASMLKFCENGAKAVNWEATGRLVDPAFFNKYTVSTLAEQSDYWLEYQGRITHPMRYDARVDRYVETTWDEAFALIAKHLKGLKSPHEAEFYTSGRASNEAAFLYQLFVRAYGTNNFPDCSNMCHEASAVSMGETLGVGKGTVVYEDLHHADAIFVIGQNPGTNHPRMLEPLREAVKRGAQVVCINPLKERGLERFQNPQNPIEMLSNGWEATNTAYFRPALGGDMAMIRGMVKFLLQWEREAQATGGEPVFDHAFIAEHTSGLDSYLAEVDATSWEHIVEQSGVPLHDIELAARMYARAKSVIMCWAMGLTQHVHSVPTLQEVINLQLLRGNVGRPGAGLSPVRGHSNVQGDRTMGINELAPKELMDALEKRFNFKVPRMHGHNTVMAIGAMERGEAKVFIGLGGNFAQATPDTPRTHEAMRKLDLTVHISTKLNRSHLVTGRDALILPCLGRTDIDVQAEGPQGVTVEDTFSMVHLSFGQLKPKSAHLKSEPAIIAGIAAATLGKHPIDWEWAVGDYGRIRNLIADVIPGFENFNEKLLIPGGFHLGNDASDRVWNTESGKAQFTPCVLPEHLISEGVRNLPVKPHLILQTMRSHDQYNTTLYGLDDRYRGVYGMRDVVFANEQDIRRLGFEPGQKVDLVALWGDERERRVSGFTLIAYDIPAGQAAAYYPETNPLVPLESYGDRTYTPTSKFVAIRLEAAEASNLIPSSVA
- the moaA gene encoding GTP 3',8-cyclase MoaA — protein: MSERVLIDGYNRRVDYLRMSVTDRCDFRCVYCMAEDMQFLPRQRVLTLEEIYQLAQSFVALGTRKIRLTGGEPLIRPGVVGLCKQIAALPGLRELCLTTNGSQLGKLASPLFDAGVKRLNVSLDSLDPVLFKQMTRTGDLAQVINGIDAAREAGFTRTKLNCVVMQGRNDHEINDLVQFAIERDLDISFIEEMPLGIISEHSRAESFFSSTQVREKIAERYTLIDSAESTQGPSRYWRLAEAPHIRLGFISPHSHNFCGTCNRVRLTVEGRLLLCLGNEHSVDLKAVLRAHPGQPERLEKAIIEAMKLKPYRHNFEVNDDVQVVRFMNMTGG